The DNA region CCAGAAGAGAGCCCCTACTGGAAACGCAACGCCGACGGCACGCGTGTGAAGGGCTGGGACAACGGCCCGGAGCCGTACTACTTGATGGACCCAGACAACCCAGAGTTCGCCGCGAACATCGCCCGGCAGTGCAAGTTGGCGCTCGACTCGGGGATCTACGACGGCGTGATGTTCGACTGGGACGGCCACCCTCCGATCGTCCGCGCGGTGCGCCAAGCGATCGGCGAGGGGCTGATCATCGTCAACATCCACGACCGCATCGACGAGGGGCGCGCGTACGGCAAGCTCATCAACGGCGCGTTCATGGAGCTCTCGCCGGCCGGGCCGGGCTACCGGGGACGCACGCTGGGGAGTTGGGAGAGCAGCCGCAAGGCGCTGCTAGAGTTCGAGCAGGCGTTCCGCGAGCCGCGGGTGAACTGCTTCGAGGTGTGGGGCGGGCGGGACGACCTGCGCCGGATGCGCGCCGCCACCACGCTGATGCTGACCCACTCGAACGGCGCCGTGCTGTACGCCGACCCCAACCCGCTGGCGAGCCCCGACCACCTGCACGACTGGTACGCGTTCTGGGATGCCCCCCTGGGCAAGCCGACCGGCGAAGCACGCAAACGCCAAGACGGCGCCTACCAGCGGCGGTTCGAGGGGGGCGCGGCCGTCTACAACCCGCTCGGCAACGGGGCCGTTACCATCGAGTTCGATCAGAAGCTCGAGCGCGCCTCCGACGGCGAGGTAGGGACTCGGTTTGAGTTGCAGGATGCCGATGGCGACCTGTTCCTTCCAACCGACGACTAGGGAACCGCCAAGGACGCCAAGAGCGCCAAGCAGCTATCGAATCTCAACCAAGACGTCTTGACTAACCCCGCAGTAAGTCGCTCGTTCACTTTAATTTCGTCCTTGGCGCTCTTGGCGTCCTTGGCGGTTTAACTCTTTAGAAATCGACAAGCCGATGCCCCTAACGCTCGCCGCAGGTATCGAGGTTGGCGGGCTCGACTACGCCACGTTTGGGCTGTACTTCTTGGCGCTGTTCGCGATCGGCTTCGGCGCCAGCCGCACGCGGTCCCAGGACGCCCAGGACTACTTTCTTGCCGGGCGGTCGCTGCCGTGGTACGTGATCGGGGCGTCGTACATCGCGGCCAACATCTCGACCGAGCACTTCATCGGGCTGATCGGCGCGGGGTACATCTACGGCATCTGCGTGGCGACAGGGGAGTGGAGCACGGTCATCGCGTTCAGCTTCTTGATCTGGGTCTTCATCCCGTTCCTCTACTCGGCGCACGTGTTCACCGCGCCCCAGTTCATGGAGAAGCGGTTCAACGAGGGGATGCGGGCGATGTTTGCGCTGGTGACGGTGATCGCCAACGTGGTCGCCTTCCTGGCCCCCGTGCTGTACGGCGGCGGGCTGGTGGTGGAGGAGGTGTTTGGCCTGAACGCAGTGCTGGGAGTGCCGCTTACGCAGTCGGGCGCCGTGGCGGCCGGCGCCACGCCCTGGGGGCTGTACCTGGCGATCGGCATCATCGGTTTTACGGCCGGCGTGTGGTCGATCTGGGGGGGGCTGAGGTCCATCGCCTGGATGGACCTGCTGACGATCATCGTGATGGTGATCGGCGGGCTGAGCGTCACCTACTTCGGGCTGCAAAAGCTGGGCGACGGCTCGGTGGTTGAGGGGGCGCGGCTCGCCGTGGAGCGCAACGCCGCCCACTCCGGCGCCTGGCAGGACGGGGTCGAGCGCGTCCGCGCCGCGATCCTGCCGGGGCACGACAGCTACGACCGCCTGTCGGTGCTGCAGCCCCTCACGCACG from Pirellulimonas nuda includes:
- a CDS encoding alpha-amylase family protein, with the translated sequence MRKILVPLCGLWLACASAPAELPLAERAGNARQIKVFQAWNPIDHADYPLADNADRLRAAAKHAVIWEEPVSQLGYGVQLVLGAQWDHQHGGLATRFTQKSAQQALANRRVMLGLNPHMVFLLEVRWRDAPGSFLPEESPYWKRNADGTRVKGWDNGPEPYYLMDPDNPEFAANIARQCKLALDSGIYDGVMFDWDGHPPIVRAVRQAIGEGLIIVNIHDRIDEGRAYGKLINGAFMELSPAGPGYRGRTLGSWESSRKALLEFEQAFREPRVNCFEVWGGRDDLRRMRAATTLMLTHSNGAVLYADPNPLASPDHLHDWYAFWDAPLGKPTGEARKRQDGAYQRRFEGGAAVYNPLGNGAVTIEFDQKLERASDGEVGTRFELQDADGDLFLPTDD